One Nitrospina watsonii DNA segment encodes these proteins:
- a CDS encoding porin, translating into MKPLKLSAFVCGVCLLAVPAVAQETKTDSETYKLEQQIKRLERRINKLETQPSGPTAPQQAPGTQPSGSITPDIYKNLPKGTGSSADSSFSTATGLSRFFNPAVSVNGLFLGQYRSIGNTDPDNENSTGFKIQEMELQFTANVDTYLRANFRATFEGDEVEIEESFIDALLMDRLALRAGKFYTSFGKHNLLHTHQFPFIDQPLVNETLFGDEGLLEVGVGTSYLVPVPWYSEAIFQVVQGDNEIQFNGPLNNDFLYLAHLKNLWDLDEETTLELGGSFATGRNEAGAQSGSGRGRTNLVGGNMTLKWNPAKRSRYKTLIWQTEYIGSFQETGTNPVTNAANPDLNRGGMYSMVQYQFLERWWVQGRYDYVGFHEPKHFDDQYRWSGLIGYVPSEFSAIRLQYNYLDQGFSEEQQVMLQLNFSMGSHPAHTY; encoded by the coding sequence ATGAAACCGCTCAAACTCTCCGCATTCGTGTGCGGTGTGTGCCTGCTGGCTGTGCCTGCTGTCGCCCAGGAAACCAAAACCGATTCGGAAACGTACAAGCTGGAACAGCAGATCAAACGGCTGGAACGGCGTATCAATAAGCTGGAGACCCAGCCATCGGGACCCACCGCGCCACAACAGGCCCCCGGCACCCAGCCATCCGGCAGCATCACCCCGGATATTTATAAGAATCTCCCAAAAGGGACCGGCAGTTCCGCGGACTCCTCGTTCTCCACCGCCACAGGTTTGTCGCGGTTTTTCAATCCGGCAGTTTCTGTCAACGGCCTGTTCCTCGGACAGTACCGGTCCATTGGCAACACCGACCCCGACAACGAAAACTCGACCGGATTCAAAATCCAGGAGATGGAGCTGCAGTTCACCGCCAACGTGGACACCTATCTCCGCGCCAATTTCCGCGCCACGTTCGAAGGGGACGAAGTGGAAATCGAGGAATCCTTCATCGATGCATTGTTGATGGACAGGCTGGCTCTTCGCGCCGGAAAATTTTATACCAGCTTTGGCAAGCACAACCTGCTGCACACCCATCAGTTTCCCTTCATTGACCAGCCTCTGGTCAACGAAACCTTGTTTGGGGACGAAGGTCTGCTTGAGGTCGGAGTGGGAACCAGTTATCTTGTTCCGGTGCCCTGGTACTCGGAAGCCATATTTCAAGTGGTCCAGGGCGACAATGAAATTCAGTTCAATGGGCCATTGAATAACGATTTTCTCTACTTGGCCCATTTGAAAAACCTGTGGGATCTGGACGAGGAAACCACGCTGGAGTTGGGAGGCTCCTTCGCCACCGGACGCAACGAAGCCGGGGCCCAGTCCGGCTCCGGACGCGGCCGCACCAATCTGGTGGGAGGCAACATGACGCTCAAATGGAATCCCGCCAAGCGATCGCGATACAAAACACTTATCTGGCAGACCGAGTACATCGGCTCGTTTCAGGAAACCGGCACCAACCCCGTCACCAACGCCGCCAACCCGGACCTCAACCGGGGCGGCATGTACAGCATGGTGCAGTATCAGTTTCTGGAACGCTGGTGGGTGCAGGGTCGTTACGATTACGTCGGTTTCCACGAGCCGAAACATTTCGACGACCAGTACCGCTGGTCCGGTCTCATAGGGTACGTGCCGAGCGAGTTCTCGGCCATCCGCCTGCAGTACAACTATCTCGACCAGGGATTCTCGGAAGAACAGCAGGTGATGTTGCAATTGAACTTCTCGATGGGTTCCCATCCCGCACACACTTACTGA
- a CDS encoding metal ABC transporter substrate-binding protein gives MTNHRNLQSGLRPVFWAGIGIALLLLLSALPAHAVMKVVTTTEDLASLTREVGGQHVEVASLTRGYQDPHFVQAKPSLMVTLHGAELLIYQGLDLEVGWLPLLIQGARNSKIRYGEPGLLDMSLAIDPIQVPETPVDRSMGDVHPFGNPHYTLDPENIKPMVFLLADHLTKLDPAHESDFAANRDSFVKRFEERLAQWKRIMEPMKGVRLVTYHRTWDYFLQRFGIESIGTVEVKPGVQPTPSHLAQLADKMKSQKVDVILQASYYRLRFSELLAEKTEAKVLSLPPGVGGVPEAGTTIAFFDFLISTIYGASLP, from the coding sequence ATGACAAACCATCGCAATCTGCAGTCAGGCTTGCGTCCGGTATTTTGGGCGGGTATCGGGATCGCGCTCTTGCTTTTGCTGAGCGCCCTCCCGGCCCATGCCGTGATGAAGGTCGTCACCACCACCGAAGACCTCGCGTCGCTGACGCGGGAAGTGGGAGGACAGCATGTGGAGGTCGCCAGCCTCACCCGCGGATATCAGGACCCGCATTTCGTTCAGGCCAAACCGAGCCTCATGGTCACCCTGCACGGAGCGGAACTGTTGATCTACCAGGGACTCGACCTCGAGGTCGGTTGGTTACCGCTGTTGATCCAGGGCGCACGCAACTCAAAAATCCGCTACGGCGAGCCCGGCCTGCTGGACATGTCGCTGGCGATCGACCCCATCCAGGTGCCGGAAACCCCGGTGGACCGGTCGATGGGCGACGTGCATCCCTTCGGCAATCCGCACTACACCCTCGATCCGGAAAACATCAAGCCCATGGTGTTCCTGCTGGCGGATCATCTGACCAAACTCGACCCTGCGCACGAAAGCGATTTCGCCGCCAACCGCGACAGTTTTGTAAAACGGTTTGAAGAAAGGCTCGCGCAGTGGAAACGCATCATGGAACCGATGAAAGGCGTGCGGCTCGTCACCTACCACCGCACCTGGGATTATTTTCTGCAGCGCTTCGGCATCGAGTCGATTGGCACCGTCGAGGTGAAGCCCGGCGTGCAACCCACCCCGTCCCACCTGGCCCAGCTTGCAGATAAAATGAAGTCGCAGAAAGTGGACGTCATTCTACAGGCCAGCTATTACCGCCTGCGTTTTTCAGAACTGCTGGCGGAAAAAACCGAAGCCAAGGTTCTCAGCCTGCCGCCGGGGGTGGGGGGTGTCCCGGAAGCAGGAACCACCATCGCCTTCTTCGATTTTCTGATCAGCACCATTTACGGGGCTTCCCTGCCATGA
- a CDS encoding metal ABC transporter permease — protein sequence MSAFLTFMAAPAVGCVILALVFTYFGLHVLKREVIFVDLSLAQLAALGATLGFALEWDAHSWGAQGLSLLFILLGALFFAVVEYRFPEVSQEAVIGIVYVVGASLAIIIADQAPHAAEHIQFMLNGSILWITWSGVATLAVTAAGVGLLAWKWRKPIETWFDRKTTAPRSYKRALWDFAFYTLLGAVIAVSIKTAGIFLVFTLLIIPAVCATLFANTLYRQFVLGSVIGAAGSLAGLALSFSLDVPTGAMIVTTFGGLFGLALIFRLIRNGLQ from the coding sequence ATGAGCGCATTCCTCACTTTCATGGCCGCGCCGGCGGTCGGGTGCGTCATCCTCGCCCTTGTCTTCACCTACTTCGGCTTGCACGTTTTGAAACGCGAAGTGATTTTCGTCGATTTGTCGCTGGCGCAACTGGCGGCACTGGGTGCGACGCTGGGATTCGCACTGGAATGGGACGCGCATTCCTGGGGCGCGCAAGGACTTTCCCTGTTGTTCATTCTTCTCGGTGCGCTGTTTTTCGCCGTGGTGGAATACCGCTTTCCCGAGGTGTCGCAGGAAGCGGTGATCGGCATCGTGTACGTGGTCGGCGCATCGCTCGCCATCATCATTGCCGACCAGGCTCCCCATGCGGCGGAGCATATTCAGTTCATGCTGAACGGCTCGATCCTGTGGATCACCTGGTCGGGCGTGGCAACACTGGCTGTGACGGCGGCGGGAGTGGGATTGCTGGCGTGGAAGTGGCGCAAGCCGATTGAAACCTGGTTCGACCGCAAGACCACCGCCCCCCGTTCCTACAAACGGGCCCTGTGGGACTTTGCGTTTTATACTCTGCTTGGCGCGGTGATTGCCGTCTCCATCAAAACTGCGGGCATCTTTCTCGTGTTCACCCTGCTCATCATCCCGGCGGTGTGCGCCACGTTGTTTGCAAATACCCTGTATCGTCAATTCGTTTTAGGTTCGGTGATCGGTGCGGCGGGAAGCCTTGCGGGATTGGCTCTGTCTTTTTCGCTGGACGTGCCGACCGGCGCGATGATCGTCACCACGTTTGGCGGATTGTTCGGACTGGCCTTGATTTTTCGCCTCATCCGAAACGGCCTGCAATAA
- a CDS encoding cold-shock protein has protein sequence MPIGKVKWFSNKKGYGFIQSEEGKDIFVHYSAIQEEGYRSLTQGQDVEFEISDGPKGPQASNVSKKEI, from the coding sequence ATGCCGATCGGAAAAGTTAAGTGGTTCAGTAACAAAAAGGGTTATGGCTTCATTCAATCTGAAGAGGGGAAAGACATTTTTGTTCACTACTCAGCGATTCAAGAGGAGGGGTATCGGTCACTCACGCAGGGGCAGGATGTGGAGTTTGAGATCAGCGATGGTCCCAAAGGTCCGCAGGCCTCCAACGTGTCGAAGAAAGAAATCTAA
- a CDS encoding formylglycine-generating enzyme family protein translates to MKTVRIVLLGGALLLAGGMSAGAGQVADESLAEFVSPATGIELVKVPGGCYVMGDDGGYDYEKPEHEVCVGDFYIGRYEVTQAQYQKLMGHNPSKYKDSRRPVERISWNDAMAFIQKLNETENTQAYRLPTEAEWERAARAGTRTRYYWGDEMDNAYVWYYGSAEFQTHPVGTRKPNAFGLHDMLGNVWEWVSDWYGHGYYHHSPRDNPRGPDSGRFKTRRGGAVTNLVTYVRSATRYRGLPDHRHYILGFRLARSPE, encoded by the coding sequence ATGAAGACAGTCCGAATTGTTTTACTGGGAGGGGCCCTGTTGCTGGCGGGCGGCATGAGTGCCGGAGCCGGACAGGTTGCCGATGAAAGCCTCGCGGAATTCGTCTCCCCCGCGACCGGCATCGAGTTGGTCAAGGTTCCCGGCGGGTGTTACGTGATGGGGGACGACGGCGGATACGATTATGAAAAGCCCGAGCACGAAGTATGCGTCGGCGATTTTTATATCGGGCGCTATGAGGTCACCCAGGCGCAGTACCAGAAACTGATGGGACACAACCCATCGAAGTACAAAGACTCCCGCCGCCCGGTGGAACGCATCTCGTGGAACGACGCCATGGCCTTCATCCAAAAACTCAACGAGACTGAAAACACTCAGGCCTACCGCCTGCCGACGGAAGCGGAATGGGAACGCGCCGCCCGCGCCGGCACCCGCACCCGCTATTACTGGGGCGATGAAATGGACAACGCCTACGTCTGGTATTACGGCTCCGCCGAGTTTCAGACGCACCCGGTGGGCACCCGCAAACCCAACGCGTTCGGCTTGCACGACATGCTGGGCAATGTGTGGGAATGGGTCAGCGACTGGTATGGACATGGTTACTATCACCACAGCCCCCGCGACAATCCGCGGGGGCCGGACAGCGGTCGTTTTAAAACCCGCCGCGGTGGCGCCGTGACCAACCTCGTCACCTATGTGCGTTCCGCCACGCGCTATCGCGGCCTCCCGGATCACCGCCATTACATCCTCGGTTTCCGCCTCGCCCGGTCGCCGGAATGA
- a CDS encoding response regulator, with amino-acid sequence MTASDLILIVDDHYDSCQVLSEFFNTLGYRVEIAEDGKEGLKKFFDLRPCLIILDIRMPIMDGYEMLQRIRKKDKNVPVIVVSAQSQLDGVDECMKHGATDVLSKPVDLQQLEDRVNKYLKI; translated from the coding sequence ATGACGGCGAGCGATTTGATACTGATAGTGGATGATCATTACGATAGCTGCCAGGTACTGAGCGAATTTTTCAACACATTGGGCTACCGGGTTGAAATTGCTGAAGATGGCAAGGAAGGTCTTAAAAAGTTTTTTGATTTGAGACCCTGCCTGATCATTCTGGATATTCGAATGCCGATCATGGACGGGTATGAAATGCTGCAACGCATTCGCAAGAAGGACAAAAACGTTCCCGTCATCGTTGTTTCCGCACAGTCCCAGTTGGACGGAGTGGACGAGTGCATGAAGCATGGCGCGACGGATGTCCTCTCCAAGCCGGTTGATCTGCAACAGCTGGAAGACAGGGTGAATAAATACCTGAAAATCTGA
- a CDS encoding DJ-1/PfpI family protein produces MPKNQFEEQELFGLRQALEPTGARTVVVSKSGQAATGMNRERYTPDGTIIDWNKQEGIFGKYHAVIVIGGKGAAKSLWDDPIVPQILVDHYRAGSVIAAIGAGIVVLARASLLNGRCASPDLDLAIAELDRLGIYCEEEDVIADDRIVTARDGSAASSLVKSIVELCQNTPT; encoded by the coding sequence ATGCCCAAAAATCAGTTTGAGGAACAGGAGTTGTTCGGCCTGCGACAGGCCTTGGAGCCCACCGGGGCGCGCACGGTTGTCGTCTCCAAATCGGGGCAGGCGGCAACCGGAATGAACCGGGAACGCTACACGCCGGACGGCACGATCATCGACTGGAACAAGCAGGAAGGCATTTTCGGCAAATACCATGCGGTGATTGTGATTGGCGGCAAGGGCGCGGCCAAATCCCTGTGGGACGACCCCATCGTGCCGCAGATTCTGGTCGATCATTACCGGGCCGGCAGCGTGATCGCCGCCATCGGCGCGGGCATTGTGGTGCTCGCCCGGGCATCCCTGCTCAACGGCCGGTGCGCCTCTCCGGATCTCGATCTTGCCATTGCGGAGCTGGACCGTCTCGGTATTTATTGTGAGGAGGAGGACGTCATCGCAGACGATCGAATCGTGACGGCGAGAGATGGTTCCGCGGCATCCTCCCTGGTGAAAAGCATCGTGGAACTCTGTCAAAACACACCCACTTAA
- a CDS encoding hybrid sensor histidine kinase/response regulator has product MKLTTKIYLFVFIISLTIASANFYLAERTESALEKQIGHELHDLVNEAMGALDRMLFLRMEEIELQPLDMQLDHVFDHSNLDLEAIPNRKQYIQKVDQAWKQGATPVEIELILSNTLSKEFENKIQFLNQKFHFYVFNEIFATNRYGTIMGCFPRTTDYYQGDEDWYRNAVQSDGISVEDVEYDDSAAAYTVRVSKKVLDEQGNLNGMVTAAINIKIIKDILDEIRQGSNFRTLEYYLVNKQGEVLLTGFNPNRKETSLKPLEFKETFPLWPAITESMKQDREFHNELLQSRPSLVTYDKSKGYKGYKGLGWTLVYVVDRHEVMGPVTQLKSDLITILFPIIAGVLVLIGFFVQSIIKPIQRLTRQADSISHGNWDLKLAVRSKNELGQLAQAFNRMTTVIKTNQDELEAKVEERTRKFMGAQKIAEEAREMDNAKSQFLVNISHEIRTPLNAILGYSQILQRSNNLTDEQKEKLSIVYRSGGHLLALINDILDVSKIEARKENLANHEFNLITLVHQLAEITRVDCQEKELKFKLVSFPLDQEIWVWGDEGKLRRVLVKLLSNAAKFTETGGVLLRVIARKNDTYRFEVVDTGPGIPSDEYASIFEPFRQGKVGKSKGGTGMGLTICQRLVKIMDSELKLESKPGKGSRFYFSLFLPPASKKADPDPALGEFAQKTGAPLIQALLVDDNKANLDILKELISTLGVDVQTAEDGEHSLTLIENWKPDIIFLDHQMPGLTGIEVMQQIHETYGKDRFKIVMTTASTLTHQTKEFLNAGADAVLRKPVVYEDLLKTTHKLLKDKFTTPPSSTNTPAPQTETQAASEPLNYETIEIPQSLWSTIDHNVRMGLFMDFEKNLETLKGLGPDQARLAERMFKLGRRFESKKILYILANIRKSDDN; this is encoded by the coding sequence ATGAAGCTGACGACAAAAATCTATCTGTTTGTTTTCATCATCAGCCTGACTATCGCTTCTGCCAATTTTTATCTTGCCGAACGCACAGAGTCCGCCCTCGAGAAACAAATCGGCCACGAATTGCACGATCTCGTGAATGAGGCCATGGGTGCCTTGGATCGAATGCTGTTCCTCCGCATGGAGGAAATTGAGCTTCAACCCCTCGATATGCAACTGGATCATGTTTTCGACCACTCCAATCTCGATCTGGAAGCCATTCCGAACAGGAAGCAATACATTCAAAAAGTGGATCAGGCCTGGAAACAGGGCGCCACTCCTGTAGAGATTGAGTTGATCCTCTCCAACACGCTTTCAAAGGAATTTGAAAACAAAATCCAGTTCCTCAATCAAAAGTTTCACTTTTATGTCTTCAACGAGATTTTTGCCACCAACCGGTACGGCACCATCATGGGCTGCTTCCCCAGAACCACCGACTATTACCAGGGCGATGAAGACTGGTACCGGAATGCGGTTCAATCGGATGGCATTTCCGTTGAAGATGTCGAATACGATGACAGCGCCGCCGCCTACACGGTCCGGGTTTCCAAAAAGGTGCTGGATGAGCAGGGTAATCTAAACGGCATGGTCACCGCCGCCATCAATATCAAAATCATTAAGGACATACTGGATGAGATACGGCAGGGTTCAAATTTTCGTACCCTGGAATATTACCTGGTCAACAAGCAAGGGGAAGTCTTACTAACCGGCTTCAACCCGAATAGAAAAGAAACCAGCTTGAAACCCCTTGAGTTTAAAGAAACGTTTCCGCTCTGGCCGGCGATCACGGAATCGATGAAACAAGACCGGGAGTTTCACAACGAGCTCCTGCAATCCAGGCCTTCGCTGGTTACCTACGACAAATCCAAGGGCTACAAGGGTTACAAGGGGCTTGGATGGACCCTGGTTTATGTGGTGGATCGCCATGAGGTCATGGGACCGGTCACGCAACTGAAATCAGACCTGATAACCATCCTGTTCCCCATAATCGCCGGCGTGCTGGTTTTGATAGGTTTTTTTGTGCAGTCGATCATAAAACCCATTCAACGCCTGACCCGGCAGGCCGACTCCATCAGCCATGGCAACTGGGACTTGAAGCTGGCTGTGCGTTCCAAAAATGAACTGGGGCAACTGGCACAGGCATTCAATCGCATGACGACGGTGATCAAAACCAATCAGGATGAGTTGGAAGCCAAAGTCGAAGAGCGCACACGGAAATTCATGGGAGCACAGAAGATCGCGGAAGAAGCCCGGGAGATGGACAACGCCAAAAGCCAGTTTCTGGTCAACATAAGCCACGAAATCCGCACCCCGCTCAATGCCATTCTCGGTTACAGCCAGATCCTGCAACGCAGCAACAATCTGACTGATGAGCAAAAAGAAAAACTCAGCATAGTTTACCGGTCGGGGGGTCACCTGCTGGCCTTGATCAACGACATCCTTGATGTTTCCAAAATCGAAGCCAGAAAAGAAAATCTGGCCAATCACGAGTTCAACCTGATCACCCTAGTTCACCAGTTGGCGGAAATCACGCGTGTGGATTGCCAGGAAAAAGAGTTGAAGTTCAAACTGGTGTCGTTTCCCCTGGATCAGGAAATCTGGGTCTGGGGCGACGAGGGAAAGTTGCGCCGGGTCCTGGTAAAGCTGTTGAGCAACGCCGCCAAGTTTACCGAGACCGGCGGCGTGCTGCTCCGCGTTATCGCAAGAAAAAACGATACATACCGGTTTGAAGTGGTCGATACCGGTCCCGGTATCCCATCCGATGAATATGCCAGCATCTTTGAACCCTTCCGCCAGGGGAAAGTGGGAAAATCCAAGGGCGGCACCGGGATGGGACTCACCATCTGCCAGCGGCTGGTGAAAATCATGGATAGTGAACTCAAACTCGAATCCAAACCCGGGAAGGGATCCCGGTTTTATTTTTCGTTATTCCTTCCCCCGGCCAGCAAAAAAGCCGACCCCGATCCCGCTCTGGGCGAGTTCGCACAAAAAACCGGCGCACCGCTCATCCAAGCCCTGCTGGTCGATGATAACAAGGCAAACCTCGATATCTTAAAAGAACTGATCTCCACCCTCGGCGTCGATGTACAAACGGCGGAAGATGGTGAGCACAGCCTGACCCTGATCGAAAACTGGAAGCCGGACATCATCTTTCTCGACCACCAGATGCCGGGCTTGACCGGCATTGAGGTCATGCAGCAAATTCATGAAACGTACGGGAAGGATCGCTTCAAGATCGTCATGACCACCGCGTCCACGCTGACCCACCAGACCAAAGAGTTCCTGAATGCAGGGGCGGACGCGGTGTTGAGAAAACCGGTGGTCTATGAAGACCTGCTTAAAACCACCCACAAACTGTTGAAAGATAAATTTACCACTCCGCCGTCTTCGACAAACACCCCGGCACCGCAAACGGAGACACAGGCGGCGTCCGAGCCGCTGAATTACGAAACCATAGAGATTCCCCAGTCGTTGTGGTCCACAATCGACCACAATGTCCGCATGGGGTTGTTCATGGATTTTGAAAAAAATCTGGAGACCTTGAAAGGTTTGGGTCCTGACCAGGCCCGGCTGGCAGAGCGGATGTTCAAATTAGGGCGGAGATTTGAATCAAAGAAAATTTTGTATATCCTGGCTAATATTCGGAAATCCGATGACAAT